A DNA window from Arachis hypogaea cultivar Tifrunner chromosome 18, arahy.Tifrunner.gnm2.J5K5, whole genome shotgun sequence contains the following coding sequences:
- the LOC112772184 gene encoding uncharacterized protein, with protein MAAEVSSLVRVMGEQHRTVGNEAEKSTALITRDLLGGSSVESQELDLDLQVPTGWEKRLDLQSGKVYIQRCNNTLGSLQVNEQKLNQVKSTTLGPKLQDLNFPSSITQPSSKVPLNLFDDTNLDLKLVSSSSISLPSNNNNNNNYQSVCTLDKVKSALERAEKEPILRKRTSFLKSVSSPSSYSSSSSSIREMQEEESDDNKMMMLMMGNSSSSSTLSSPIAAGCPGCLSYVLILKNNPKCPRCNTIVPMPSVKKPRIDLNISI; from the exons atgGCAGCAGAGGTTAGCTCGCTGGTAAGGGTGATGGGAGAACAGCATCGGACGGTGGGGAATGAGGCAGAGAAATCAACGGCTCTGATCACACGGGACCTGTTAGGTGGCTCCTCCGTCGAATCACAGGAACTCGACCTCGACTTGCAGGTTCCCACCGGTTGGGAGAAACGCCTTGACCTTCAG TCAGGGAAAGTTTATATCCAAAGGTGCAACAACACATTAGGTTCACTACAAGTGAATGAACAAAAGCTAAATCAAGTGAAATCAACAACATTAGGACCAAAACTTCAAGACCTTAATTTCCCATCTTCAATAACACAACCATCGTCCAAAGTTCCTTTGAACCTCTTTGATGACACAAACCTAGACCTAAAACTTGTCTCATCATCTTCAATTTCATTACcctcaaacaacaacaacaacaacaattaccAAAGTGTGTGCACTCTTGACAAAGTGAAATCAGCACTAGAGAGGGCAGAGAAGGAGCCAATACTAAGAAAAAGAACATCATTCTTGAAATCGGTATCATCACCATCATCGTATTCGTCATCCTCATCCTCAATTCGGGAGATGCAAGaggaagagagtgatgataacaagatgatgatgttgatgatggGTAATTCATCATCGTCATCGACGTTGTCATCACCAATTGCTGCAGGGTGCCCTGGATGCTTGTCTTATGTTTTGATCTTGAAGAACAATCCAAAGTGTCCTAGGTGTAACACTATTGTTCCCATGCCATCAGTTAAGAAACCTAGGATTGACCTTAATATTTCAATTTaa